A region of the Thalassoroseus pseudoceratinae genome:
CAGAATGGTAGAGTATCTTCCTCGAATGTTAGAATTCGTGAGGAAAGTCGAATCTGAATGGTTGCCGCTTTGATTGATCAATCGAACGCGGATTACCTGGGGAGCCGTTGACGATGACACCGCGAAATACGTTCTGTGGCCGCACACGTCGGGAGTTTTTGCATCAAGCTGCCGGTGGATTTGCGTCAGTGGCGATGACCGGGATGCTGGCCGGTGACGGGTTTCTCTCGAATCAAGCCGTCGCAGCGGACGGGGTGACACCATACGTCAATCCGTTGGCACCGAAGCCGCCGCAGTTTGCTCCGAAGGCGAAATCGGTCATCTTCCTGTTCATGTACGGTGGGCCGAGCCATATCGACACGTTCGACTACAAACCCGCCATGAACGGCATGGACGGCAAAACGGTCGATGTCAAAACCTTTGGTCGCGGCGGGCACAAGAATCAGGGCCGGATTGTCGAGCCGAAGTGGAAGTTCAAGCAGTACGGCGAATGCGGCAAGTGGGTCAGTGATTTGTTCCCGCACTTGGCTCAGAAAGTCGACGACATCGCGTTCTTAAATTCGATGACCGCCGACAGCCCGATTCATGGCTCGGCCATGCTGATGATGAACTCGGGCAACATTCAGAGCGGCCATCCGACACTCGGTTCCTGGCTGACTTACGGGCTCGGCAGCGAGAACGAAAATCTGCCCGGTTATGTCGTGATGCTCGACCCGACTGGTGGACCGATCAGCGGTGCAAAAAACTGGACCAGTGGCTACATGCCTGCTACGTATCAGGGCACCACCATGAAAGCCGAGGGCGCTCCGATTCTGAACCTCAAGCGTCCGCGGGGCATGTCGGAAGAAGTGCAGCGGACGCTGTTGAATTCCCTGAGTCAGGCGAACAACTCGCACCTTTCGACCCGCATCGATAACACGGAGTTAGCCGCCCGCATCAGTAGTTACGAACTCGCTTATCAAATGCAGCGGTCCGCTCCCGAAGCGGCGGACCTTGCGCAGGAAACGGAAGCGACGCAAAAACTCTACGGCTTAGATAGTCCACAGACCGAGGAATTCGGTCGCCGCTGTTTGCTGGCACGACGCTTGGTCGAACGGGGTGTGCGGTACGTGCAGTTGTACTCCGGTGGCAACCACAACGATGCGAACTGGGACGCCCATGGCGACTTGGAGAAGAATCACAATTATCACGCCGGTCGCACGGACAAAGCTATTGCCGGGCTGATCCAAGACTTGAAAGACCGCGGGCTGTTCGATTCCACGTTGGTTGTGTGGGGCGGTGAATTCGGTCGCCAACCGACGGCGGAGTATGCCAAGGGCACCGGTCGCGATCACAACTCCTACGGCTTCACAATGTGGATGGCCGGCGGTGGAATCAAAGGCGGCGTGAGCGTCGGCACGACCGACGAACTTGGTTCACAAGCCGTCGAAAAGCCGCTGCACGTCAAGCATCTCCACGCCACGGTGCTCCATCAAATGGGCTTTGATCCGAACCAGTTGAGTTATTTCTACGCCGGTTTGGATCGGAAACTTGTGGGCGTCGAGCATGTCGAACCAATTCACGAGATCATCTGACTGACTCGGGGTAGTCGTCGGCGGCCGCGAGTAAGCGGGATAGAGGAAGCTCGAATTCTGGTAGCAGTGGTGTCGAATAGATTTCGTTCTCGGCCACGACAACTTCGGCCGTTCCCCGGAAGACGGTCATTTCGCGACGGAATCGATCGATGACCCAATACTCCTGGATGCCGGCTTGTGCATATTCGTCTCGCTTCTCCACATAATCACGATGCCGGTCACGACTGGATGCCGAAACGAATTCGATTGCAATGGCGGGGACATCATTCAAAGGATCGGGACGGTGACCAAGACCAACCCACACAGCCCGATCGGCACGGCGTCGATTGTCGCCTATGCGAATTTCCTGTTCGGGCAGTGTTTCATCCAAAAGGAATCCATTCGCATGGTTTTCGCGAAAATTACGCAACAAGAAGCCCAAATCGTCATTCGGACTTCGCTCACCTGGTCCGGCGGGTGGGGTCACGATTAGTACTCCATGAATCAATTCATAACGAAACCCTGGTTCCCATTCTTCGAGTGCATCGAATTCCTCGGCGGTGAGACGCATCCCGTTCGATGTATGATCGATGGATTGCGGTGGGGTTTGGATATCGGTGATACTCATGGCTGTCAACCACTTGGAACGACGGAATGAACATCGGCAGCAACTGTCTATTATCGGCTGAAAACGAAAGTTTGCCAATGCGTTTTCTCATTCTTTGTTTTGCATACCTGATGGTTTCGGGGTCGGTATGGTCTCAGGATCAAGCCGAGCCGACGGTCGATTTCAATCGGGAAGTGTTGCCAATTTTGGCGAAGCGTTGTTTTCATTGTCATGGTCCCGAGACGGCAGAATCGGGGTTGCGGCTGGATAGCCGTGAAGGCATCGTCCAAGAAACCGAGACCGGTTTGCATGCCGTCATTCCTGGCAAACCGGACGAGAGTGAGTTGCTCGCTCGCATTCTGGAGACGGACGAATCATTGCGGATGCCGCCCGAAGGTGAGCCGTTGACGAAATCGCAAATCGAAACGTTGCGCGAGTGGATCGCAACCGGAGCGGAATGGAAAAAGCACTGGGCGTTCGAGACACCGACGCGACCGGAAGTTCCTGCCGTCAAGAACGCTGCATGGGTGTCCTCGCCGATTGATGCGTTTGTGCTCTCGCGGTTGGAGTCGGCTGGCCTCACACCGGCAGACCCCGCCGATAAAGTTCAGTTGCTGCGACGCGTGACCTACAACCTCACCGGGTTGCCGCCAACTCCACAGGAACTCGCGGAATTCCTCGCCGACAATTCCCCGACCGCATACGAAACCGTTGTCGATCGGCTGCTTGCGTCACCGCATTACGGCGAGAAATGGGGGCGGGCTTGGCTCGATCTTGTTCGCTATGCCGAGACGAACAGTTTCGAACGCGACAATCCCAAACCGAATGCTTGGCGGTATCGTGATTACGTCATTCGTTCGATGAACGACGATAAACCCTATGACCAATTCATTCGCGAACAGTTGGCCGGTGATGAAGTCCGGGAACCGTCCGTGGAGGAAATTGTTGCCACCGGCTATTACCGACTCGGTTTGTGGGACGATGAACCAGCCGATCCGTTGCTGCACAAATTCGATCAATTCGATGACATCGTCCGTACCACCGGCGAGGTGTTTTTGGGACTGACGGTGGGATGTGCTCGCTGTCATGATCACAAAATCGATCCAATTCCGCAGGCCGACTATTACAGTTTCCTGGCGTTCTTCCGTGGGTTAAGTGAGTACGGTCGTCGTGGCGACGAGCGTTCTAACAGCCAGTGGGACATCACGCCGCCCGAGGTGACGAAGCAGTACCAAGCACTCGATCGCAAAAAGGCGGAATTGGTCGAACGGATGCGGGAAATCGAGCAGAAGGGCATTGTGAAAATGTCCGCCGAGGATCAACGCGCAACCGAAGGCCGACGCCGCGAGCGTGTTCTGAAAATGAAACTCAAGCGGCATCTTAGTGACGACGATTGGACGCATTACCGATCGCTCAAAGAACGTCTGGCGTCAGTGGAACGGGAATATCGCGAGTTGCCGGACCGATTGTCGGCCATGGCCGTTGTCCGTGTGGATCGCGAACCGAAAGCCACGAACATTCTGCTGCGTGGCAGTCCGCACGCACCTGGTGATGTGGTGCAGCCTTCGTTTCCGTCGATCTTTGGCGATACCGAACCGAAGATTGAACCGAACCCCCGGTCGTCAGGTCGTCGGACGGCACTGGCCGATTGGATTGCCTCTGACGACAACCTACTGACCGCCCGCGTGATGGCCAATCGCATTTGGCAGCACCATTTCGGTCGTGGCATCGTCAAGAGTCCGAATAACTTCGGTTTGCTCGGCGAACCGCCCACACATCCGAAATTGCTTGACTGGTTGGCGGCGGAACTGATCCGGAACGATTGGCATCTCAAGGCGGTTCATCGAGAGATTCTGCTGTCGTCGACTTATCGAATGTCTTCGCAGTCCACAGCGGAAGGGCTGGCGAAGGATCCGGGCAACGATTTGTTCTGGCGGTTCAACATGCGACGATTGACCGCCGAGGAAATCCGCGACAGCGTGCACGTCGTCACGGGCGTGTTCAATCCCGAGATGTTCGGGCCGAGTATCTATCCGCAGATTTCTCAAGAGGTGCTGAAAGGGCAATCGCGACCGGGAGCCGGTTGGGGGAAATCTCCCCCCGAGGAGCAAGCCCGACGCAGCATCTATATTCACGCGAAACGGTCGCTCGTGACGCCACTGCTCTCCGATTTCGACGTCGCCGACACCGACAACACCTGCCCCGTGCGTTTCGTGACCGTGCAACCCGCTCAAGCGCTTAACTTGCTCAACGGGGAATTCCTGAACGGTCAGGCACAGAAATTTGCGTCGCGAGTGCGTCACCAAGCCGGTGATGATCGCAGCGAGCAAGTT
Encoded here:
- a CDS encoding DUF1501 domain-containing protein — protein: MTPRNTFCGRTRREFLHQAAGGFASVAMTGMLAGDGFLSNQAVAADGVTPYVNPLAPKPPQFAPKAKSVIFLFMYGGPSHIDTFDYKPAMNGMDGKTVDVKTFGRGGHKNQGRIVEPKWKFKQYGECGKWVSDLFPHLAQKVDDIAFLNSMTADSPIHGSAMLMMNSGNIQSGHPTLGSWLTYGLGSENENLPGYVVMLDPTGGPISGAKNWTSGYMPATYQGTTMKAEGAPILNLKRPRGMSEEVQRTLLNSLSQANNSHLSTRIDNTELAARISSYELAYQMQRSAPEAADLAQETEATQKLYGLDSPQTEEFGRRCLLARRLVERGVRYVQLYSGGNHNDANWDAHGDLEKNHNYHAGRTDKAIAGLIQDLKDRGLFDSTLVVWGGEFGRQPTAEYAKGTGRDHNSYGFTMWMAGGGIKGGVSVGTTDELGSQAVEKPLHVKHLHATVLHQMGFDPNQLSYFYAGLDRKLVGVEHVEPIHEII
- a CDS encoding Uma2 family endonuclease; translation: MSITDIQTPPQSIDHTSNGMRLTAEEFDALEEWEPGFRYELIHGVLIVTPPAGPGERSPNDDLGFLLRNFRENHANGFLLDETLPEQEIRIGDNRRRADRAVWVGLGHRPDPLNDVPAIAIEFVSASSRDRHRDYVEKRDEYAQAGIQEYWVIDRFRREMTVFRGTAEVVVAENEIYSTPLLPEFELPLSRLLAAADDYPESVR
- a CDS encoding PSD1 and planctomycete cytochrome C domain-containing protein, translating into MRFLILCFAYLMVSGSVWSQDQAEPTVDFNREVLPILAKRCFHCHGPETAESGLRLDSREGIVQETETGLHAVIPGKPDESELLARILETDESLRMPPEGEPLTKSQIETLREWIATGAEWKKHWAFETPTRPEVPAVKNAAWVSSPIDAFVLSRLESAGLTPADPADKVQLLRRVTYNLTGLPPTPQELAEFLADNSPTAYETVVDRLLASPHYGEKWGRAWLDLVRYAETNSFERDNPKPNAWRYRDYVIRSMNDDKPYDQFIREQLAGDEVREPSVEEIVATGYYRLGLWDDEPADPLLHKFDQFDDIVRTTGEVFLGLTVGCARCHDHKIDPIPQADYYSFLAFFRGLSEYGRRGDERSNSQWDITPPEVTKQYQALDRKKAELVERMREIEQKGIVKMSAEDQRATEGRRRERVLKMKLKRHLSDDDWTHYRSLKERLASVEREYRELPDRLSAMAVVRVDREPKATNILLRGSPHAPGDVVQPSFPSIFGDTEPKIEPNPRSSGRRTALADWIASDDNLLTARVMANRIWQHHFGRGIVKSPNNFGLLGEPPTHPKLLDWLAAELIRNDWHLKAVHREILLSSTYRMSSQSTAEGLAKDPGNDLFWRFNMRRLTAEEIRDSVHVVTGVFNPEMFGPSIYPQISQEVLKGQSRPGAGWGKSPPEEQARRSIYIHAKRSLVTPLLSDFDVADTDNTCPVRFVTVQPAQALNLLNGEFLNGQAQKFASRVRHQAGDDRSEQVRVALALALSRPPKPEEIEWGVELIEKLDTEQALSEAESLKYFCLVVLNLNEFIYLD